One genomic region from Haloprofundus salinisoli encodes:
- a CDS encoding substrate-binding domain-containing protein, translating to MTSTEERRRRRSRKRRRAPTSRRGFLVLAGVTAGVGLPAGTAGGSESDRRSRQLVVAASPAQRETARDAVARFRESDPSVGVSFRVAETTEGFRRFAAGDADVLAASRPILPAERTRVVENGVAYANREIPTNRMVLHQPESTWCECLSPGRIAEAWSGDGPVETWAEAAPEDAAGSVTFGPEYDSDENGGSRRRAPPTPDGTMLVRGVREFQYASGFGGVGYYESDSEHLASASAASDDAASETPLVRLSFLYVDRDSLEELAAEELIRAYSRRSAERVGRTTYYENPIGG from the coding sequence ATGACTTCGACTGAAGAGCGTCGTCGCCGGCGTTCCCGAAAGCGTCGGCGCGCCCCGACGTCGCGGCGCGGCTTCCTCGTACTGGCCGGGGTGACGGCCGGAGTGGGGCTCCCGGCCGGAACCGCCGGCGGAAGCGAAAGCGACCGACGCAGCCGGCAGCTGGTCGTCGCTGCGAGTCCGGCGCAGCGCGAGACGGCGCGCGACGCAGTCGCTCGATTCCGTGAGAGCGATCCGAGCGTCGGCGTCTCGTTTCGCGTCGCGGAGACGACCGAGGGTTTCCGACGATTCGCCGCCGGCGACGCCGATGTTCTCGCCGCCAGTCGACCGATTCTCCCCGCAGAACGGACGCGGGTGGTCGAAAACGGCGTCGCGTACGCGAATCGGGAGATTCCGACGAACAGGATGGTGTTACACCAGCCGGAGTCGACGTGGTGCGAGTGTCTGTCGCCGGGGCGAATCGCCGAGGCGTGGAGCGGCGATGGACCGGTCGAGACGTGGGCGGAGGCCGCACCCGAGGATGCGGCGGGTTCGGTGACGTTCGGCCCGGAGTACGACAGCGACGAGAACGGCGGGAGCCGCCGACGCGCACCGCCGACTCCGGACGGGACGATGCTCGTCCGCGGCGTCCGCGAGTTCCAGTACGCCTCCGGGTTCGGCGGCGTCGGGTACTACGAATCGGACAGCGAACATCTCGCGAGCGCGTCCGCCGCGAGTGACGACGCGGCCTCGGAAACGCCGCTCGTCCGACTCTCGTTCCTCTACGTCGACCGCGATTCGCTCGAAGAATTGGCGGCGGAGGAACTGATTCGGGCGTACTCCCGCCGGAGCGCGGAGCGGGTGGGCCGGACGACCTACTACGAGAATCCGATCGGCGGGTAG
- a CDS encoding DUF7519 family protein, with protein sequence MSEVTRKPALLSVSLSMVGAGVCLVAAALSSTTALSAAAVGVVVLAVGLLVGGRRAVTTGGVALFAAVVFGGVAGSGPELLLVGLLAAVFAWDVGENAIGIGEQLGRETDTNRAELVHAASTLSVGIVATVLGYGAYRAAGGGQPVTALVFLLLGVVALVAALRD encoded by the coding sequence GTGAGCGAAGTCACGCGGAAGCCGGCGCTTTTGAGCGTCTCGCTCTCGATGGTCGGCGCGGGCGTCTGTCTCGTCGCGGCGGCGCTGAGTTCGACGACGGCGTTGTCGGCGGCGGCCGTCGGCGTCGTCGTCCTCGCGGTCGGGTTGCTCGTCGGCGGGCGTCGGGCGGTGACCACCGGCGGGGTCGCGCTGTTCGCGGCCGTCGTCTTCGGCGGTGTCGCGGGGTCGGGTCCCGAGCTGCTGCTCGTCGGACTGCTCGCGGCCGTGTTCGCGTGGGACGTCGGCGAGAACGCCATCGGTATCGGTGAGCAGCTGGGTCGGGAGACGGACACGAACCGGGCGGAACTCGTTCACGCGGCGTCGACGCTCTCGGTCGGTATCGTCGCCACCGTCTTGGGCTACGGCGCGTACCGAGCCGCCGGCGGCGGGCAACCGGTGACGGCGCTCGTGTTCCTGCTGTTGGGCGTGGTCGCGCTCGTGGCGGCGCTGCGCGACTGA
- a CDS encoding alpha-isopropylmalate synthase regulatory domain-containing protein produces MDTTLRDGEQAPGVSLSATEKVDIARALDRAAVPFVEAGSACTGAGERDAIARVADLDLDATVTSFARGVRADVDLALDCGVDGVNLVVPASDRHVERKVGTDRDSVVETTVELVEYSRDHGLWVEVLGEDGSRADLEFLDRLAAAAHDAGADRFCYCDTVGHGGPEHTERVVSKLAEHGPTSTHVHDDLGFAMTNVHASLRAGADLVHATVNGVGERAGNVALEEVAVALSHCYGVACANLDELYSLAQTVARATETPLPPNKAVVGENAFAHESGIHTDGTLKDEAMYEPYPPETVGRERRLVLGKHAGRAGVRAALDEHGVEVTVDELARVVERVKGLAERGKRVTDADLLTIAEDVQGRARERRVRLVDLQATSGGGVPTASVRLAVDDEERVAAGTGNGPVDAAVEAVRTALGPDAAFQLESYRVDAISGGTDAVVTVAVELSRGDRSVSVAAADADITRASVVAMVDALDRLRAPKAVVDAPPADD; encoded by the coding sequence TTGGATACGACGCTCAGAGACGGCGAGCAAGCGCCTGGTGTCTCGCTCTCGGCGACCGAGAAGGTCGACATCGCACGCGCACTCGACAGAGCGGCGGTGCCGTTCGTCGAGGCCGGAAGCGCCTGTACCGGCGCGGGCGAACGCGACGCCATCGCCCGCGTCGCCGACCTCGACCTCGACGCGACGGTGACGAGCTTCGCTCGGGGCGTCCGCGCCGACGTCGACCTCGCGCTCGACTGCGGCGTCGACGGCGTCAACCTCGTCGTCCCCGCCAGCGACCGCCACGTCGAACGGAAGGTCGGCACCGACCGCGACTCGGTCGTCGAGACGACGGTCGAACTCGTCGAGTACTCCCGCGACCACGGGCTGTGGGTCGAGGTGCTCGGGGAGGACGGCTCCCGGGCGGACCTCGAGTTCCTCGACCGCCTCGCCGCGGCCGCGCACGACGCCGGAGCCGACCGCTTCTGCTACTGCGACACCGTCGGCCACGGCGGCCCCGAGCACACCGAGCGCGTCGTCTCGAAACTGGCCGAGCACGGCCCGACGAGCACGCACGTCCACGACGACCTGGGCTTCGCCATGACGAACGTCCACGCCAGCCTCCGGGCGGGCGCGGACCTCGTCCACGCCACGGTCAACGGCGTCGGCGAGCGCGCGGGCAACGTCGCGCTCGAAGAAGTCGCGGTTGCGCTCTCGCACTGCTACGGCGTGGCGTGTGCGAACCTCGACGAGCTGTACTCGCTCGCACAGACCGTCGCCCGCGCGACGGAGACGCCGCTGCCGCCGAACAAGGCCGTCGTCGGCGAGAACGCCTTCGCCCACGAGAGCGGCATCCACACCGACGGCACGTTGAAGGACGAGGCGATGTACGAACCGTACCCGCCCGAGACGGTGGGTCGGGAACGACGCCTCGTCCTCGGCAAGCACGCCGGGCGCGCCGGCGTCCGGGCGGCGCTCGACGAACACGGCGTCGAGGTGACCGTCGACGAACTCGCGCGAGTCGTCGAACGCGTCAAAGGCCTCGCCGAGCGCGGCAAACGCGTCACCGACGCCGACCTGCTCACCATCGCCGAGGACGTGCAAGGTCGCGCCCGCGAGCGCCGCGTCCGGCTCGTCGACCTGCAGGCGACCAGCGGCGGCGGCGTCCCGACCGCCAGCGTCAGACTCGCCGTCGACGACGAGGAGCGCGTCGCCGCCGGAACGGGCAACGGTCCCGTCGACGCCGCCGTCGAGGCGGTTCGCACGGCGCTCGGTCCCGACGCCGCCTTCCAGCTGGAGTCGTACCGCGTCGACGCCATCTCCGGCGGCACCGACGCCGTCGTCACCGTCGCAGTCGAACTCTCCCGGGGCGACCGGTCGGTGAGCGTCGCGGCGGCGGACGCCGACATCACCCGCGCGAGCGTCGTTGCGATGGTCGACGCGCTCGACCGGTTGCGCGCGCCGAAAGCGGTGGTCGACGCGCCGCCCGCTGACGACTAG
- a CDS encoding AAA family ATPase: MDISEASTACDQVLDTVKGAVIADDEFFERIMLGVLARGHVLLEDVPGTGKTLTARSIAQALGLSFSRVQFTPDLLPSDVTGTNIFNEQDRSFEFSEGPIFANIVLADEINRAPPKTQAALLEAMEEGQVTVDGETHQLPKPFFVIATQNPVEQEGTFPLPEAQVDRFSVKTAIGYPELDGEVELLRRRAGRDTRSPTVERVLSSDEVLAMRATPERVRVHDDLLQYMAELTQATRNDRRVAVGVSPRGTQRMFEATRARAVYAGREFVTPDDVKRVSHPVLAHRLVLTPDAKVSDVDKGDVVDDVLNSVDVPTVDFEKR; this comes from the coding sequence ATGGATATCTCCGAAGCGAGTACCGCCTGTGACCAGGTCCTCGACACGGTGAAAGGTGCGGTCATCGCAGACGACGAGTTCTTCGAGCGAATCATGCTCGGCGTGCTCGCCCGCGGCCACGTCCTCCTCGAAGACGTCCCCGGCACCGGCAAGACGCTCACCGCCCGCAGCATCGCACAGGCGCTCGGCCTCAGTTTCTCCCGCGTGCAGTTCACGCCCGACCTGCTCCCCTCGGACGTCACCGGGACGAACATCTTCAACGAGCAGGACCGCAGTTTCGAGTTCTCCGAAGGCCCCATCTTCGCCAACATCGTCCTCGCCGACGAGATCAACCGCGCGCCGCCGAAGACGCAGGCCGCGCTCCTCGAAGCGATGGAGGAGGGACAGGTGACCGTCGACGGCGAAACCCACCAGTTGCCCAAGCCCTTCTTCGTCATCGCGACGCAGAACCCCGTCGAACAGGAGGGGACGTTCCCGCTCCCCGAGGCGCAGGTCGACCGCTTCTCGGTGAAGACCGCCATCGGCTACCCCGAACTCGACGGCGAGGTCGAACTGCTGCGCCGTCGCGCCGGCCGCGACACCCGCAGTCCGACCGTCGAGCGGGTGCTCTCATCCGACGAGGTGCTGGCGATGCGGGCGACGCCCGAACGCGTCCGCGTCCACGACGACCTGTTGCAGTACATGGCCGAACTGACGCAGGCGACCCGCAACGACCGCCGCGTCGCCGTCGGCGTCTCCCCGCGCGGCACCCAGCGGATGTTCGAGGCGACCCGCGCCCGCGCCGTCTACGCCGGCCGCGAGTTCGTCACGCCCGACGACGTCAAGCGCGTCAGTCATCCGGTGTTGGCCCATCGTCTCGTGCTCACGCCGGACGCGAAAGTCTCCGACGTGGACAAAGGCGACGTCGTCGACGACGTGCTCAACTCCGTCGACGTGCCGACCGTCGACTTCGAAAAGCGGTAG
- a CDS encoding manganese catalase family protein, producing the protein MFYHEGDQLQYPVEVEEPDPIFAKMLQEGIGGVEGELRVALQYMAQAMGLPKTEEFKPYRRALIDTAAEEFGHVEMYVTAVHKNLQGAPVQLKEEVLGGRDYATLAGLQPRQFLSGGLNPQFVDANGAPFNGNYVVASGNLAADLQSNIAAESTGRQLACRLYEMTDDPGMKDMFSYLIARDTMHQNQWTQMLKDLGDPDDPYDVLPIPDSFPDEAENQEYNYAFMSTDIEEQSNPDEPWTTGTSPDDEGEFSFFNQQDLDGYEPDVEESKPETYNSPIPDGEDALVGDEDDSKDGK; encoded by the coding sequence ATGTTTTACCACGAAGGAGACCAACTGCAGTACCCAGTCGAAGTCGAAGAGCCGGACCCGATATTCGCGAAGATGCTCCAGGAGGGCATCGGAGGCGTCGAAGGCGAGCTCCGGGTCGCGCTCCAGTACATGGCGCAGGCGATGGGACTGCCGAAGACGGAGGAGTTCAAACCGTATCGCCGGGCGCTCATCGACACCGCCGCCGAGGAGTTCGGCCACGTCGAGATGTACGTCACCGCCGTTCACAAGAACTTGCAGGGCGCGCCGGTCCAACTGAAAGAGGAGGTGCTGGGCGGGAGGGACTACGCGACGCTCGCCGGACTCCAACCGAGACAGTTCCTCTCCGGCGGACTGAACCCGCAGTTCGTCGACGCCAACGGCGCACCGTTCAACGGTAACTACGTCGTCGCGAGCGGCAATCTCGCGGCCGACCTCCAGTCGAACATCGCCGCCGAGTCGACGGGACGGCAGCTCGCCTGCCGACTGTACGAGATGACCGACGACCCGGGGATGAAAGACATGTTCTCGTACCTCATCGCGCGCGACACGATGCACCAGAACCAGTGGACGCAGATGCTGAAGGACCTCGGTGACCCCGACGACCCCTACGACGTGCTTCCGATTCCCGACAGCTTCCCGGACGAGGCGGAGAACCAGGAGTACAACTACGCGTTCATGTCCACGGACATCGAGGAGCAGTCGAACCCCGACGAACCGTGGACGACCGGCACGTCGCCGGACGACGAGGGAGAGTTCTCCTTCTTCAACCAACAGGATCTCGACGGATACGAACCGGACGTCGAGGAGTCGAAGCCGGAGACGTACAACAGCCCGATACCGGACGGCGAAGACGCCCTCGTCGGCGACGAGGACGACTCGAAGGACGGGAAGTGA
- a CDS encoding SHOCT domain-containing protein: MRRSVGSRTRSESTSQAIVALLALVLSVELVLSAASYLLAGLLHEGVVERTLDSLAFLLTVPDGMVSAWGVLLFGLVGLTATCSIAREVLRSVSAVASRPSVSDRSPELDPIAALQMRYADGELSDEQFERRLAHLLRSGEHGESSPENVSRDDRTE, translated from the coding sequence ATGCGAAGGTCAGTCGGCAGTCGAACACGCTCGGAGTCGACGTCGCAAGCTATCGTCGCGCTCCTCGCACTCGTACTGAGCGTCGAGTTGGTCCTCTCGGCTGCGTCCTATCTTCTCGCCGGGCTGCTCCATGAAGGAGTCGTCGAACGGACGCTCGACTCGCTGGCGTTCCTGCTCACGGTCCCCGACGGGATGGTCTCGGCGTGGGGAGTACTGCTGTTCGGCCTCGTCGGTCTCACGGCAACCTGTTCGATTGCACGCGAGGTACTCCGTAGCGTCTCCGCCGTCGCCTCCCGTCCGAGTGTGAGCGACCGGTCGCCGGAACTGGACCCGATCGCCGCCCTCCAGATGCGCTACGCCGACGGCGAACTGAGCGACGAGCAGTTCGAACGAAGACTCGCACACCTGCTCAGAAGCGGCGAGCACGGCGAGTCGTCGCCGGAAAACGTCTCACGAGACGACCGCACCGAGTGA
- a CDS encoding AI-2E family transporter yields MQRDRAFLLFAIGIVGVLSALLLFPFLQYILAAVLLAYVLKPVHRRLEPRIGSRIAAAALIVVSTLAVLLPIALVVQVVLQEARSVVTAVRDLLSGSTPFGELAQMGLSVEALFGSAEGSGSTLVGSVVDVFGGLSNAVIGLTVLLFLLYYLLTDGTALVAWIRRAIPLPSPIQDELHARIDRLMWAVLVGNVLVAIVQGILTGIGFVIVGFPSAIFWTVFTVLLSLLPLIGASIVWFPAAVYLGLTGRYVSAGVLFVYGAVVVSLSDNYLRPVIGGREAHLNPGLFVVGIFGGVAAFGFMGIFFGPIILGVLKTLVDVYVREYAGADQLPVGGD; encoded by the coding sequence ATGCAGCGCGACCGCGCGTTTCTCCTGTTCGCGATAGGGATCGTCGGCGTACTCTCCGCACTACTGCTGTTTCCGTTTCTTCAGTACATCCTCGCGGCGGTCCTTCTCGCCTACGTGTTGAAGCCGGTTCACCGACGGCTCGAACCGCGAATCGGGTCTCGAATCGCCGCCGCGGCGCTCATCGTGGTCTCGACGCTGGCCGTTCTGCTCCCCATCGCCCTCGTCGTGCAAGTCGTCCTCCAGGAGGCTCGCTCCGTCGTCACCGCCGTCCGCGACCTGCTGTCGGGGTCGACGCCGTTCGGTGAGCTCGCCCAGATGGGTCTCTCCGTCGAAGCACTGTTCGGGTCCGCAGAGGGAAGCGGGTCGACGCTCGTCGGCAGCGTCGTCGACGTTTTCGGTGGCCTCTCGAACGCGGTCATCGGCCTCACAGTCCTGCTGTTTCTGCTCTACTATCTATTGACCGACGGAACGGCGCTCGTCGCGTGGATTCGGCGAGCGATTCCGCTGCCGTCGCCGATACAGGACGAACTCCACGCTCGTATCGACCGACTCATGTGGGCGGTGCTGGTCGGCAACGTCCTCGTCGCCATCGTGCAGGGAATCCTCACGGGCATCGGATTCGTCATCGTCGGCTTTCCGAGCGCCATCTTCTGGACCGTCTTCACGGTTCTGCTCTCGCTTCTGCCGCTCATCGGCGCGTCCATCGTCTGGTTTCCGGCGGCCGTCTATCTCGGACTCACCGGCCGATACGTCTCGGCGGGCGTTCTGTTCGTCTACGGGGCCGTCGTCGTCAGCCTCTCGGACAACTACCTTCGTCCCGTCATCGGCGGGCGGGAAGCGCATCTCAACCCCGGTCTGTTCGTCGTCGGTATCTTCGGCGGCGTCGCGGCGTTCGGGTTCATGGGTATCTTCTTCGGCCCCATCATCCTCGGCGTGCTGAAAACGCTCGTCGACGTGTACGTCCGCGAGTACGCCGGCGCTGACCAGCTGCCGGTCGGCGGCGACTGA